The proteins below come from a single Methermicoccus shengliensis DSM 18856 genomic window:
- a CDS encoding ABC transporter substrate-binding protein yields the protein MRSVLFVLVLVLCLSMPAYALEIPGDLNHDKVVSQDELVSDILAYLSAAYLGGDVQHLNLTQLREAAHIHMYYPRTIVDSANRTVTIYRPIKRAVVFNSETVETLRSLHADDRIVGVGKYTIQNTLLFSEFTHLPNVGSVWSPNYEQVLACHPDTVFLYGTISVSKCDAIQNKLIELDPDITVIRMDCYMPGSYVDEVRKLGYLLEKEDEASRLIEFYQAALNPIYEGVRDIPEENRTKVYIECWRSYHTAGNGSGWDEKVELAGGNNIFHDLSDYPDVDAESVALRDPQVIIRIAKTEGGYDAHDSSELRALRDEILRRPELGNVSAVKNGKIYVISNDIFGGVRHFIGMQYVAKWLYPDRFGDLDPQAVHRQYLTEFQGLNATLADNGVFVSPEV from the coding sequence ATGAGGAGCGTTCTCTTCGTGCTCGTTCTCGTGCTCTGTCTGTCCATGCCAGCATATGCGCTCGAAATCCCTGGAGACCTCAACCACGATAAGGTGGTATCACAGGATGAGCTCGTGAGCGACATTCTGGCGTATCTCAGTGCCGCATACCTTGGAGGCGACGTGCAGCACCTCAACCTCACGCAGCTCAGAGAGGCGGCTCACATCCACATGTACTATCCGAGAACGATCGTGGACTCTGCCAACAGGACGGTGACCATATACAGGCCGATAAAGAGAGCGGTCGTGTTCAACAGCGAGACCGTGGAGACCTTGCGCTCGCTCCACGCAGATGACAGGATAGTGGGTGTGGGCAAGTACACAATTCAGAACACGCTGCTCTTTTCGGAGTTCACACACCTTCCAAACGTTGGCTCCGTGTGGTCTCCAAACTATGAGCAGGTGCTGGCGTGCCACCCAGATACGGTGTTTCTCTATGGCACCATCTCGGTTTCAAAGTGCGATGCGATACAGAACAAGCTGATCGAGCTCGACCCGGACATCACGGTGATTCGCATGGACTGCTACATGCCGGGAAGCTACGTGGATGAGGTAAGAAAGCTGGGATACCTCCTCGAAAAGGAGGACGAGGCGAGCAGGCTCATCGAATTCTATCAGGCCGCTCTAAACCCAATATATGAAGGGGTGAGGGACATTCCCGAGGAGAACAGGACAAAAGTGTACATCGAGTGCTGGCGAAGCTACCATACGGCTGGGAACGGCAGTGGATGGGACGAGAAGGTCGAGCTTGCGGGCGGCAACAACATATTCCACGATCTCTCTGACTATCCGGATGTGGATGCAGAGTCCGTGGCACTTCGGGATCCACAGGTGATAATCAGAATCGCAAAGACTGAGGGAGGTTATGATGCACACGACTCGAGCGAGCTTCGAGCCCTGAGGGACGAGATATTGAGGCGTCCCGAATTGGGGAACGTTAGTGCCGTGAAGAACGGAAAGATTTACGTGATAAGCAACGACATCTTCGGGGGCGTGAGGCACTTTATAGGCATGCAGTACGTTGCGAAGTGGCTGTATCCCGACCGCTTTGGTGATTTAGACCCGCAGGCTGTGCATCGCCAGTATCTAACAGAGTTTCAGGGACTGAACGCCACTCTGGCTGACAACGGCGTGTTTGTGAGTCCGGAGGTGTGA
- a CDS encoding PGF-pre-PGF domain-containing protein: protein MRRLMLILIALLVMLPSMASAADVVRDTPAVVSPGAEFNVTLTISGIQVGGVVETLPAGFTFVSTDYPWYNISGQKVAFAIVNSTRIVYTVKAPSGGSGAFTGLYEDLLDESNGSIASTTVTVKTSSSGSEAVESSVVPTISVPVPSIGAGERKSISLPSEARGDHVCFTSLDIAARDEVHPEVMKVEVYDVAPAGVEAPRYQKVLGYLRITTGLEDAVESVHIHFKVKTSSIQHPENVVLLRWDGAWTPLDTSYVGEENGYYVFEAKSPGLSLYAVAETAGSSVESSRTSTESVSSNATATTSGETAGAGAEKTPGFGALLAVLCITGIALSHRRR, encoded by the coding sequence ATGAGACGGCTCATGCTGATACTGATTGCGCTCCTTGTGATGCTACCATCCATGGCATCGGCAGCGGACGTTGTAAGGGACACTCCTGCAGTGGTTTCTCCTGGTGCCGAGTTCAACGTTACGTTGACGATTTCAGGCATACAGGTCGGAGGTGTGGTGGAGACACTGCCTGCTGGCTTTACCTTTGTGAGCACTGATTATCCATGGTACAACATCTCTGGGCAAAAGGTGGCATTTGCCATAGTCAACAGCACGAGGATAGTGTACACTGTGAAGGCGCCATCTGGCGGCAGTGGGGCATTCACGGGCCTCTATGAAGACTTGCTGGACGAGTCCAATGGAAGCATAGCATCCACAACGGTTACTGTTAAAACCTCTTCTTCTGGCTCTGAAGCTGTGGAGAGCTCGGTCGTGCCCACCATCTCTGTGCCAGTGCCCAGCATTGGAGCAGGGGAAAGGAAGAGCATAAGCCTGCCCTCAGAGGCACGAGGCGATCACGTATGCTTCACCTCGCTCGACATAGCTGCTAGGGACGAGGTGCATCCAGAGGTGATGAAGGTAGAGGTATACGACGTGGCTCCTGCTGGAGTGGAAGCTCCGCGATACCAGAAGGTGCTCGGTTATCTCCGCATCACCACGGGCTTGGAGGATGCGGTTGAAAGCGTTCACATTCACTTCAAGGTGAAGACCTCCTCCATTCAGCATCCGGAGAACGTTGTTCTGCTGAGGTGGGATGGGGCGTGGACACCACTCGATACATCGTATGTGGGGGAGGAGAATGGATACTATGTGTTTGAGGCCAAATCTCCCGGTCTTTCGCTCTACGCGGTGGCGGAGACCGCGGGTAGTTCGGTAGAGTCTTCCAGAACCTCCACGGAATCCGTTTCCTCCAATGCGACGGCCACTACATCCGGGGAGACCGCCGGAGCTGGAGCGGAAAAGACGCCTGGCTTTGGTGCCCTTCTTGCGGTGCTCTGCATAACGGGTATAGCCCTGAGCCATCGGAGGAGGTGA
- a CDS encoding antitoxin family protein — translation MPKTIEVVYEDGVFKPLEPVELREGERIKIKIEDRRGILEKYAGSIKLNRSVKLREILELEDEAWQY, via the coding sequence ATGCCAAAGACGATCGAGGTGGTGTATGAGGATGGAGTGTTCAAACCATTGGAGCCGGTGGAGCTGAGGGAAGGAGAGAGGATAAAGATAAAGATAGAGGATAGAAGAGGAATTTTGGAGAAATATGCAGGATCTATAAAGCTCAATAGAAGTGTGAAATTGAGAGAGATATTGGAATTGGAAGATGAAGCATGGCAGTATTGA
- a CDS encoding PIN domain-containing protein: protein MAVLIDANVVISFLIQSEKTEEAKLLLERTEDPVLAINVVEEIIYVGLSLIYGVRGFKLREIISKEGISKEADSFLNSLESFLSEYGIEIILTPNDLKELLRIVREYHLLPNDALIAATCRHHGITKVATFDDDFRRVDLEIVNNNSKQSSKQA, encoded by the coding sequence ATGGCAGTATTGATAGATGCAAACGTTGTGATCTCTTTTTTAATACAATCGGAAAAGACAGAAGAGGCAAAACTATTGCTTGAAAGAACAGAGGATCCTGTTTTAGCAATTAATGTTGTTGAAGAGATAATTTATGTTGGGCTATCTTTGATTTACGGAGTAAGAGGCTTCAAATTAAGGGAAATAATCTCAAAAGAAGGCATTAGTAAGGAAGCAGATAGTTTTCTTAACAGCTTGGAATCATTTTTAAGTGAATACGGAATTGAGATTATTCTCACTCCAAATGATTTAAAGGAACTTCTACGAATCGTCAGAGAATATCACTTATTGCCAAACGATGCCCTCATCGCAGCCACCTGCAGGCACCACGGCATAACCAAAGTGGCAACCTTTGACGATGACTTCAGGAGGGTGGATTTAGAGATCGTCAATAATAATTCAAAGCAATCCAGCAAGCAAGCGTGA